The genomic stretch ATGCGTCGCGTGTGGGGTTACCGCCGCGGCCGTATTCATAACCGGCACGCAGGTTGCCGATGCCATCCTGGGCATAGGTTGAGGAGAAGTGCAGCGGTGGAACCACGGCACCGGTGCGGGGTTCAAACGCCTGCCCGGCATGAACTGCGCGGGTGTTGAATCCTTGGATGTTTTCACTCATGTTGGGAGCCAACTTTCTTAGTGGGTGAGGTAGGTCAGCAGGTCATGGCGGGTGATAACGCCAACCGCTGCCCCGTCGTCGGTGACCAACAGGGCGTCGTGCGTCGAGAGCTGTTCCTTGGCACGGTCAATGGTTTCATGGATGCCAATGAGGGGCAGTGCGGCGGTGACCATCGGGCCCACCGGATCGGTCAGCGCGATCTCGTTGCGGAACAGCTTTTCGGTCAGGGTGCGCTCATCAATGTAGCCGCGCACCTCGCCAATGCGTACGGGCGGTTCGGCGGAGAGCACCGGTAGGGCCGAGACGCCGTATTCATTCATGATCGCCACGGCGTCGCGCACCGTCTCGTTCATGTGGGTATGCACCAAATCCGGCAGGTCCGTCGGCTTCGCGGTGAGCAGGGCGCCAACGGTGTCGGCCGTGTCATCGCGCAGGAAACCATAGGAACGCATCCAGTTATCGTTGAAGATCTTGCCCAGGTAGCCGCGGCCGCCATCGGGAAGGATGACCACCACGATGGCCTCGGCAGGAAGATCCTTGGCCACCGCCAGGGCGGCGACTACTGCCATGCCGGAGGATCCGCCAACCAGCAGCCCCTCTTCCTTGGCTAGGCGGCGGGTCATCGAGAAGGCATCGGCGTCGGTGACGGCGATGATCTCGTCGGGCACCGAGGCATCGTAGTTGCCCGGCCACATGTCTTCGCCAACACCTTCAACGAAGTAGGGGCGGCCGGTGCCCCCGGAGTAGACCGAACCGTCGGGGTCGGCACCGATGACCTTGACCGGTCCCGAGGCGCGGTCGGCGGAGATCTCTTTGAGGTAGCGTCCGGTGCCGGTGATGGTTCCGCCGGTACCGGCGCCGATGACCACATGGGTCAGCGTGCCATCGGTATCGTTCCAGATTTCTGGACCGGTGGATTCGTAGTGGCTATCCGGGGCAGCCGGGTTGGAGAACTGGTCGGGCTTGTAGGCGCCTTCGATCTCGCGCACCAGGCGATCGGAGACGCCGTAGTAGGACTCGGGGGAATCAGGCGCCACCGCGGTGGGGGTCACCACCACCTCGGCTCCGTAGGCGCGCAGCACGTCGCGCTTTTCTTCGCCGACCTTATCGGGGGTCACGAAGATGGTTTTGTATCCCTTGAGCTGACCCACCATGGCCAGTCCCACACCGGTGTTGCCACTGGTGGGTTCCACGATGGTTCCGCCGGGCTGCAGAAGCCCCTCTGCCTCGGCCCGCTCGACCATTTTTAGGGAAATACGGTCCTTGATGGATCCGCCGGGGTTCAGGTATTCCAGCTTCACCAGAATCGTGGCATCGATGCCTGCGGTGACCGAATTTAGCTTGACCAGCGGGGTGTTCCCAATCAGGTCCAGGACTGTGCTCGCATACTTCATGCGCCCAACTCTACCGGCGGCGCGTCACAATATTGTCGCCGTTCGTAGTGAATCTTCATGCGTTGGAATTGCCCGCCTCGGTGAGAGTATGGAGCCATGAACGACGTACCGCATCCCTCTGAGACCAGCGCCGAGGCACAGGCTTCGTGGAAGCCAGCTGGTGCCTACGCGTTACGACAAACCCTGGGAATTCTGCAGCGCGGGGCCGGTGATCCCACGGTACAACTCAATGATTCCAGCGCATGGTTGTGCTTCCATACCGCTGGTGGGCCCGCAAGCGTTCTGGTGCGCAGGGTCCCGGAGGCAGGGGCCGGATTCACGATCTCCGCTTGGGGTGATGGCGCCGGACATGCAGTTGAACGCGGTTTGCATTTACTCGGTGCGTACGACGATTGGGAAGAATTCGACGTGGCAGAAAACAGGGAGGCTTTGCACCCGGTCGTGGCCCGTAGCCGGAAATTTAATCCCGGGCTGCGGTTTCCCTCCACGGGACGCGTTTTTGATGCTTTGCTCCCGGCCATCCTTGAGCAAAAGGTCACGGTCCTCGAGGCGCATTTCGCATGGCGCTATATTTGCCGTGCCGTTGGCGAGATTCCCCCGGGGCCCACTCCGGAACTGATGCGTTTGCCGCCGACGCCCGCCGCGATCAGATCCCTGCAGCCGTGGCAATGGCACCAGGCGCGCGTTGATGCTCAACGTTCGTCCACCGCCGTTCGGGCCGCGGGCGCCGCAGCCAGCCTTGAACGCTGGGCGCTACTGGAGCTGGGCGCCAAGCGGGAGAACGTGATGGGAGCCGGGACACTACAGGCCGCACTGGCATCGATACCGGGAGTTGGTCCCTGGAGCATTGCGGAGGTCTTGCAGCGCACCCATGGTTCACCGGACCATATATCGGTGGGCGACTTCCATTTGGCCGCATTTGTTGGTCAGGTACTCACCGGCCGGCGAGTTGACGATGACGGGATGTTAGCTCTGCTTCAACCCTTTGCTGGGCATCGACAGCGCGTCATCCGCCTGATTGGGTTATCCGGTCAACACAAACAGGCCTTTGGCCCGAGGTTGGCACCGATGGATCACCGACGCCGATAAGGCATGGAAGCTACTGGGCTTGGGCTTCTTGCTGCGCGATCTGCGCATGGACCTGCTGCATATCGATACCCTTGACCGCCACGACGAGGTCATCAAGTTGCGCCGCGTTCATGGCACCGGGCTGCGAGAAGACCAGCACCTTGTCCCTGAAGGCCATGAGCGTGGGAATCGAAGTGATGTTTGCCGAGCGTGCCAATCCCTGCTCCGCCTCGGTATCAACCTTTGCGAATGTCACCTCAGGGAATTTTTCCGAAGTTTTGTCGTAGACCGGTGCAAATTGGCGGCAGGGTCCGCACCACGCAGCCCAGAAATCCACGAAGACAATGTCATTTTCTTCCAGCGTCGTCGTGAACTCAGACTCGGTGATATTGATAGTAGCCATAGTCCTACGGTACCGCGTGAAGCGGGGCTCGCCCCATCCAGTACTCATTATTCGACCCTTCGGGGCATATTCGGGTCCTGTTTCCGCTCGCCGGCGGACGGATATCCACAGATTGGTTTTCCCGTCCCCGTAAGTGCCCTCGCAACCGTATCCTCAGGATCAGGGAGAACTGATAACGAGGAGGAAAACGGTCATCAATGATGCTGGCGAACCTTGCATCATTCGCGTTTCTGCCAAGCACCACACGAGTCGAGGCGGAACCAAAAATTTGCGACGCCACTCGAAGAGAAAGGAAGCAACCGGTACGTGGCCGTGTGGGCGACCCGACGGTTGATACAAAAATGACACGTTGCACTTTGTTGCTGATCACCAGCGGGCCGTCCGGCCGTAAGGCGCTTTCTGAAGGCATGCTGCTGGCAGAGCAATATGTTGATGGGCTGCCGATGGATCTGGAGATTCTTGAATCTACGCCCTTCGCGTTGGCCCCGGCCGTGCGCATCCAAGAGCGGGTGTCGTTCCCGGTTCCATTGGAGGACCCCTCCGCTGCTGCCACCGCTGTTGGTCCCTTACAAGCCATCTGGAATGGCAAACGATGGCTAACCCCGGGGTCGTGTCCCCCGAAGCCGTTGCGGGATAACGGCGCCACCGAGTGGCAGTGGGCTCACTACAAGGCTGTGTTGGACGCGCCAGCAGAATCGATCATGCTGCTGTGGGATATCTATGTGGTCCCGATGAGCGAGCAGCTTGCCGCGTAAACGTTTTGCAGAAAAAGTCGTTTCACCATGAGCGAACAGGCGAATATTTGAATTCAAGGCGCCCACCACCTGCGACGATACGTTTGGGCATGAAAAAAGCTCGTGTTCAAATCTTTTGGATTTGAACACGAGCTTCGTTCATTCGGTGGCAGATACTGGATTCGAACCAGTGAAGGCGTTGCCAGCTGATTTACAGTCAGCCCCCTTTGGCCGCTCGGGTAATCTGCCGAATGTTCCCTGCGGAACGAGTAGAAACTCTACATGACTATTTCCCGAGTTGGCAAATCGAGAGTTCGTGCGTGGGAGAAATGCTGGA from Paeniglutamicibacter sp. Y32M11 encodes the following:
- a CDS encoding cystathionine beta-synthase, with the protein product MKYASTVLDLIGNTPLVKLNSVTAGIDATILVKLEYLNPGGSIKDRISLKMVERAEAEGLLQPGGTIVEPTSGNTGVGLAMVGQLKGYKTIFVTPDKVGEEKRDVLRAYGAEVVVTPTAVAPDSPESYYGVSDRLVREIEGAYKPDQFSNPAAPDSHYESTGPEIWNDTDGTLTHVVIGAGTGGTITGTGRYLKEISADRASGPVKVIGADPDGSVYSGGTGRPYFVEGVGEDMWPGNYDASVPDEIIAVTDADAFSMTRRLAKEEGLLVGGSSGMAVVAALAVAKDLPAEAIVVVILPDGGRGYLGKIFNDNWMRSYGFLRDDTADTVGALLTAKPTDLPDLVHTHMNETVRDAVAIMNEYGVSALPVLSAEPPVRIGEVRGYIDERTLTEKLFRNEIALTDPVGPMVTAALPLIGIHETIDRAKEQLSTHDALLVTDDGAAVGVITRHDLLTYLTH
- a CDS encoding DNA-3-methyladenine glycosylase, with the protein product MNDVPHPSETSAEAQASWKPAGAYALRQTLGILQRGAGDPTVQLNDSSAWLCFHTAGGPASVLVRRVPEAGAGFTISAWGDGAGHAVERGLHLLGAYDDWEEFDVAENREALHPVVARSRKFNPGLRFPSTGRVFDALLPAILEQKVTVLEAHFAWRYICRAVGEIPPGPTPELMRLPPTPAAIRSLQPWQWHQARVDAQRSSTAVRAAGAAASLERWALLELGAKRENVMGAGTLQAALASIPGVGPWSIAEVLQRTHGSPDHISVGDFHLAAFVGQVLTGRRVDDDGMLALLQPFAGHRQRVIRLIGLSGQHKQAFGPRLAPMDHRRR
- a CDS encoding co-chaperone YbbN produces the protein MATINITESEFTTTLEENDIVFVDFWAAWCGPCRQFAPVYDKTSEKFPEVTFAKVDTEAEQGLARSANITSIPTLMAFRDKVLVFSQPGAMNAAQLDDLVVAVKGIDMQQVHAQIAQQEAQAQ